The following proteins are encoded in a genomic region of Corallococcus silvisoli:
- a CDS encoding pyridoxal-phosphate dependent enzyme, whose amino-acid sequence MPLHIQTPYIRSQAASRRLGKDVLFKFEAMQPSGSFKLRGVGAVCEARRAAGARRFVSSSGGNAGIAVAYSGRELGVPVLVVVPESTSARARDLIRLEGAELIVHGASWAEANTFARSVSGPDDAFVHPFDDPELWQGHSTMVDEMAAAGPKPDAVVLAVGGGGLLCGVLEGLARNGWRDVPVVAAETQGADCYARSIAQGRSVELPAITSIATSLGAKRPCDAALEWATRHAVENIVVSDAAAVAASLRFLDEHRILVEPACGAALAALDADSSVLAAASRIAVIVCGGVTATVERLQALHSQER is encoded by the coding sequence ATGCCACTCCATATCCAGACTCCCTACATCCGTTCGCAAGCGGCATCCCGCCGACTCGGCAAGGACGTCCTCTTCAAGTTCGAGGCGATGCAGCCGTCCGGCTCGTTCAAGCTGCGCGGCGTCGGCGCGGTATGTGAGGCGCGGCGCGCGGCCGGCGCCCGACGTTTCGTGTCGTCGTCGGGCGGGAACGCTGGGATCGCGGTCGCCTATTCGGGGCGCGAACTCGGCGTGCCAGTGCTCGTCGTTGTTCCGGAGAGCACGTCCGCGCGCGCCCGCGACCTGATCCGTCTCGAGGGCGCGGAGTTGATCGTCCACGGCGCGTCCTGGGCAGAGGCGAACACGTTCGCGCGCTCCGTGAGCGGCCCGGATGACGCGTTCGTGCATCCCTTCGACGATCCTGAGCTGTGGCAGGGCCATTCAACGATGGTCGACGAAATGGCGGCAGCCGGGCCGAAGCCAGACGCGGTCGTGCTGGCGGTTGGCGGCGGCGGCTTGCTGTGCGGCGTTCTCGAAGGGCTGGCTCGCAACGGCTGGCGCGATGTGCCGGTGGTCGCGGCCGAGACCCAGGGCGCGGACTGCTATGCGCGTTCAATCGCGCAGGGGCGGTCCGTCGAACTGCCTGCGATTACGAGCATCGCCACGTCGCTCGGGGCGAAGCGTCCTTGCGACGCGGCGCTTGAGTGGGCGACGCGTCATGCTGTCGAGAACATCGTTGTCTCCGATGCGGCGGCAGTGGCCGCCTCGCTGCGGTTTCTCGACGAGCACCGGATCCTGGTGGAGCCCGCCTGCGGGGCCGCGCTGGCCGCGCTCGACGCGGACTCGTCGGTCCTTGCCGCCGCGTCACGCATCGCGGTGATCGTCTGCGGTGGCGTCACGGCCACGGTGGAGCGGCTGCAGGCTTTGCACAGCCAGGAGCGCTGA
- a CDS encoding MG2 domain-containing protein, with translation MALHVPRASRALLSLGFTALLVLLSPRVLAARATTRSLGGADRYLTHVTTDKPLYRPGEQVLVRGLVLEALSRKPYAGSLQAQLEVRGPKGDVVTTSAVSTSDAVWGYAWPIPAGQPGGEYTLRVTYPWTGSAPAERKFDVRAYRAPRLKSQIEFLRDGYGPGDTVTATLDVKRAEGGVPEGAKVTATALVDGATVAQVPCTVDGKGRCTVRFPLPAAMARGEGTLAFTIEDGGVVESAAKTIPILLQTLDLALYPEGGDLVAGLASRVYFEARTPARKPADLVGRVVEVDTGRVVARARSEHEGRGRFELTPQAGVRYALIIDAPSGIRKRFPLPEVKARGAVIRSREDVVPAGRLVQLAVGLSGVGRATVTLSQREVRVASAVIGDAQGGAVTLDPGEADGVLVATVWDHDGRPLAERLVFRQPAKEVTVELKADRERYVPGGPVQLTARTTRDGRPVSALLMLTVTDDAVLELQEKRDQAPQLPVMVLLEPEVKELADAQLYLDAKNPKSKLAVDLLLGTQGWRRFALTDTQGFLARQGDAALRVLAVRWPQEPVPTSRPSTRGGGRVAAFNGPRLAPALGQVMEARSAKAADEDAMEAAMGEGAARPVADAFLGVAPVAAPTPDAAPEAAAAAPPARMLQEKEEAPREELARRAKRDMRFADKSHPLRQWVYLREFAHAVRPNRKAGDRVDFAETLYWNAGVRTDARTGEARVSFAMSDSVTTFKAFAGAVGGDGALGSAVAQLESVQPFYAEPKLPLEVTSGDVVRLPVALVNGTEARLGGAGVALELKGDVKVAGGHTVDLAALERGRQLFSLEIGHEARPVDVKLTARAGEYTDVVTRTLSIKPRGFPGRVSFGGLLSSKGPASHPVVLPESVVPGSVRTSIAVYPGPLANMTESLARLIQEPSGCFEQTSSTTYPMTMAQQYFQTHTGVNPELVASAREKLERGYQRLMGYETSEKGFEWFGQNPGHEALTAFGLLHFTDMRQVREVDTAMLERTREWLLQQRDGQGGFNRKRRALHVWVEDADTSNAYILWTLLESASQPAAQAKELSREVASLKAAAAKSTNNYVVALAANALALAGDTAEARALMGRLASSQGTDGAVGGATQSIVGSEGATLKIETTALATLAWMREPSYVGNVERAMKFLAESSEGGRYGATQSTVLALRAIIAYDKARALKLTPGTVSVYVDGRRVGEPVRFDGSAQEAIKLPDVSALLGPGSRRVELRMEDGAELPYSVEVTYSALVPDSSKETRVALEVSLAKTDLTEGEPTEARVVVANRTGQRLPTAVAIFGVPGGLEVRHDQLKELVKRQVVDAYEVLGRDVVLYWRGMEPRQRIDVPLSLVAAVPGTYTGPASRAYLYYADEHKTWSEGVKVSIAPKP, from the coding sequence ATGGCCCTCCACGTCCCGCGTGCCTCGCGCGCGCTCCTATCCCTGGGGTTCACCGCCCTCCTCGTGTTGCTGTCGCCCCGCGTCCTCGCGGCCCGGGCCACCACGCGCTCTCTTGGCGGGGCGGACCGGTATCTGACCCATGTCACCACCGACAAGCCGCTCTACCGGCCGGGAGAGCAGGTCCTGGTGCGAGGCCTCGTCCTGGAGGCCCTGAGCCGCAAGCCGTACGCGGGCTCGCTCCAGGCGCAGTTGGAGGTTCGGGGGCCCAAGGGGGACGTCGTCACCACCAGCGCGGTCTCCACTTCGGACGCCGTCTGGGGATACGCCTGGCCCATCCCCGCCGGTCAGCCCGGCGGCGAGTACACCCTGCGCGTCACCTACCCATGGACGGGCTCGGCCCCCGCGGAACGGAAGTTCGACGTGCGCGCCTACCGGGCCCCACGGCTCAAGTCCCAGATTGAGTTCCTCCGGGATGGCTATGGGCCGGGTGACACCGTCACCGCCACGCTGGACGTGAAGCGCGCGGAGGGCGGCGTGCCCGAGGGCGCGAAGGTGACGGCCACCGCCCTCGTGGATGGTGCGACCGTGGCGCAGGTGCCGTGCACGGTGGACGGGAAGGGACGCTGCACGGTGCGCTTCCCGCTCCCGGCGGCGATGGCGCGCGGCGAGGGCACGCTGGCCTTCACCATCGAGGATGGGGGCGTGGTGGAGTCGGCCGCGAAGACGATCCCCATCCTCCTCCAGACGTTGGACCTGGCCCTGTACCCGGAGGGTGGCGACCTGGTGGCGGGGCTCGCGTCGCGCGTCTACTTCGAGGCGCGCACGCCCGCGCGCAAGCCCGCGGACCTCGTGGGCCGCGTGGTGGAGGTGGACACCGGTCGGGTGGTTGCCCGGGCGCGCTCGGAGCACGAAGGTCGTGGCCGCTTCGAGCTGACCCCCCAGGCCGGCGTGCGGTACGCGCTGATCATCGACGCGCCGTCGGGCATCCGGAAGCGCTTCCCGCTGCCGGAGGTGAAGGCGAGGGGCGCTGTCATCCGCTCGCGCGAGGACGTGGTGCCCGCCGGCCGGCTGGTGCAGCTCGCCGTGGGCCTGTCCGGCGTGGGCCGCGCGACGGTGACGCTGAGCCAGCGCGAGGTGCGCGTCGCCTCGGCGGTGATCGGGGACGCGCAGGGCGGGGCGGTGACCCTGGATCCGGGCGAGGCGGACGGTGTGCTCGTCGCCACGGTGTGGGACCACGACGGACGGCCACTCGCGGAGCGGCTGGTGTTCCGCCAGCCCGCGAAGGAAGTGACGGTCGAGCTGAAGGCGGACCGCGAACGCTACGTGCCCGGCGGCCCGGTGCAGCTCACGGCCCGGACGACGCGCGACGGCCGGCCGGTCTCCGCGCTGCTGATGCTCACCGTCACGGATGACGCGGTGCTGGAGCTCCAGGAGAAGCGCGACCAGGCGCCGCAGCTCCCGGTCATGGTGCTGCTGGAGCCCGAGGTGAAGGAGCTGGCCGATGCACAGCTCTACCTCGACGCGAAGAATCCGAAGTCGAAGCTGGCGGTGGACCTGCTCCTGGGGACGCAGGGCTGGCGTCGCTTCGCGCTGACGGATACGCAGGGCTTTCTCGCCCGACAGGGTGACGCGGCGCTGCGCGTGCTCGCGGTGCGCTGGCCGCAGGAGCCCGTCCCCACGTCCCGACCGTCCACCCGTGGGGGCGGACGCGTCGCCGCCTTCAATGGTCCAAGACTCGCGCCCGCGCTGGGGCAGGTCATGGAGGCGCGGAGCGCCAAGGCCGCGGACGAGGATGCCATGGAGGCCGCCATGGGAGAGGGCGCCGCCAGGCCCGTGGCCGATGCGTTCCTCGGCGTGGCCCCGGTCGCCGCGCCCACTCCGGACGCGGCTCCCGAAGCAGCTGCCGCGGCGCCCCCGGCCCGCATGCTCCAGGAGAAGGAGGAGGCGCCGAGGGAGGAGCTGGCCCGGCGCGCGAAGCGGGACATGCGCTTCGCCGACAAGAGTCACCCCCTCAGGCAGTGGGTCTACCTCCGCGAGTTCGCGCACGCCGTACGACCGAACCGCAAGGCCGGGGACCGGGTGGACTTCGCGGAGACGCTCTACTGGAACGCCGGGGTGCGCACGGATGCCCGCACCGGCGAGGCGCGGGTGTCCTTCGCGATGAGCGATTCGGTCACGACGTTCAAGGCGTTCGCTGGCGCGGTGGGCGGTGACGGCGCGCTCGGCTCGGCGGTGGCACAGCTGGAGTCGGTGCAGCCGTTCTACGCGGAGCCCAAGCTGCCCCTCGAGGTGACGTCGGGCGACGTGGTGCGCCTGCCGGTGGCGCTGGTGAATGGGACGGAGGCGAGGCTGGGCGGGGCCGGGGTGGCGCTTGAGCTGAAGGGGGATGTGAAGGTCGCGGGCGGCCACACGGTGGACCTGGCCGCGCTGGAGCGGGGCCGGCAGCTCTTCTCGCTGGAGATTGGCCATGAGGCGCGGCCGGTCGACGTGAAGCTCACGGCGCGCGCTGGCGAGTACACGGACGTCGTCACCCGCACGTTGTCCATCAAGCCCCGAGGCTTCCCGGGCCGCGTGTCCTTCGGCGGGCTGCTGTCGTCGAAGGGGCCGGCGTCGCACCCGGTGGTGCTCCCGGAGAGCGTGGTGCCCGGCAGCGTGCGGACCTCCATCGCCGTCTACCCCGGTCCGCTGGCCAACATGACCGAGTCGCTGGCCCGTCTCATCCAAGAGCCCTCCGGCTGCTTCGAGCAGACGAGCTCCACGACGTACCCGATGACGATGGCGCAGCAGTACTTCCAGACGCACACCGGCGTGAACCCCGAGCTGGTGGCGAGCGCGCGAGAGAAGCTGGAGCGGGGCTACCAGCGGCTGATGGGCTACGAGACGTCCGAGAAGGGCTTTGAGTGGTTCGGGCAGAACCCGGGCCATGAGGCGCTGACCGCGTTCGGCCTGCTGCACTTCACGGACATGCGACAGGTGCGCGAAGTGGACACCGCGATGCTGGAGCGCACGCGCGAGTGGCTCCTTCAGCAGCGGGACGGGCAGGGCGGCTTCAACCGCAAGCGCCGCGCGCTGCACGTGTGGGTGGAGGACGCGGACACGTCGAACGCGTACATCCTCTGGACGCTGCTGGAGAGCGCGAGCCAGCCGGCCGCGCAGGCGAAGGAGCTGTCGCGCGAGGTCGCCTCGCTGAAGGCCGCCGCGGCGAAGAGCACCAACAACTACGTGGTGGCGCTGGCGGCCAACGCGCTGGCGCTCGCCGGTGACACGGCCGAGGCCCGGGCGCTGATGGGCCGGCTCGCTTCCTCGCAGGGGACCGACGGCGCGGTGGGCGGCGCGACGCAATCCATCGTGGGCAGCGAGGGGGCGACGCTGAAGATCGAGACCACCGCGCTGGCGACCCTGGCGTGGATGCGCGAGCCCTCCTACGTGGGGAACGTGGAGCGCGCGATGAAGTTCCTCGCGGAGTCCAGCGAGGGGGGCCGCTACGGGGCGACGCAGAGCACGGTGCTCGCGCTGCGCGCCATCATCGCCTACGACAAGGCGCGCGCGCTGAAGCTCACCCCCGGGACGGTGAGCGTCTATGTGGATGGCCGCCGGGTGGGCGAGCCGGTGCGCTTCGACGGCTCCGCTCAGGAAGCCATCAAGCTGCCTGACGTGAGCGCGCTGCTCGGACCGGGCTCGCGCCGCGTGGAGCTGCGGATGGAGGACGGCGCGGAGCTGCCGTACTCGGTGGAAGTCACGTACAGCGCGCTCGTGCCGGACAGCTCGAAGGAGACGCGCGTGGCGCTGGAGGTGTCGCTGGCGAAGACGGACCTCACCGAGGGCGAGCCCACCGAGGCGCGGGTGGTGGTCGCCAACCGCACAGGCCAACGGCTGCCCACGGCGGTGGCCATCTTCGGCGTGCCGGGCGGGCTGGAGGTGCGGCATGACCAGCTCAAGGAGCTGGTGAAGCGGCAGGTGGTGGATGCGTACGAGGTGCTGGGGCGCGACGTCGTCCTGTACTGGCGCGGCATGGAGCCCCGTCAGCGCATCGACGTGCCGCTGTCCCTGGTGGCCGCGGTGCCCGGCACCTACACGGGCCCGGCCAGCCGGGCGTACTTGTATTACGCGGATGAACATAAAACGTGGAGCGAGGGCGTGAAGGTGTCCATCGCTCCGAAGCCGTAG
- a CDS encoding LysR family transcriptional regulator: MDTNRMRQVELRHLRYFVAVAEAGSMMAGARAVGIVQPALSRQIRELEDAVGTPLLIRRSTGVVLTAAGASFLRDATRLLTELQGSRERALRSAAGQLGELRLGVLPNYFPLPMVSNILKAFRSTCPDVMLSITPMLSAEQAAAISRGELDGGIMAWRQDEAPHLSGMRLLRDRFVLAMLSTPGRRFRAPRQLAELAGAPFIWFDPLRSAAHHRFLFEQCRRAGFTPRIAQVGRDIPTLIGLVAAGMGYAFVPESIAPTCPRTVRLVALDELDGRFDVEFVYDGRAGSPVVQQFLAALRATPHG; the protein is encoded by the coding sequence ATGGACACGAACCGGATGCGACAGGTCGAACTGCGCCATCTGCGCTACTTCGTGGCGGTCGCGGAGGCCGGGAGCATGATGGCCGGCGCCCGCGCGGTCGGGATTGTTCAACCCGCGCTCTCCCGGCAGATCCGCGAGCTCGAGGACGCGGTCGGCACGCCGCTCCTCATCCGCCGCTCGACGGGCGTCGTCCTCACGGCGGCTGGCGCGAGCTTCCTGCGGGACGCGACGCGCCTGCTGACCGAACTTCAGGGCAGCCGAGAACGAGCGCTGCGCAGCGCGGCCGGCCAACTCGGTGAGCTGCGTCTCGGCGTGCTGCCGAACTACTTCCCGTTGCCGATGGTGTCGAACATCCTCAAGGCCTTCCGGAGCACCTGTCCGGACGTCATGCTGTCGATCACGCCAATGCTGTCAGCCGAGCAGGCGGCCGCGATCTCACGCGGCGAGCTCGATGGCGGAATCATGGCGTGGCGACAGGACGAGGCGCCGCATCTGTCAGGCATGCGGCTGCTGCGCGACCGATTCGTGCTCGCGATGTTGTCCACGCCGGGCCGCCGCTTCCGCGCGCCTCGCCAGCTGGCCGAACTCGCGGGCGCGCCGTTCATCTGGTTCGACCCGCTCCGGTCCGCCGCGCATCACCGGTTCTTGTTCGAGCAGTGCCGGCGGGCAGGCTTCACGCCGCGCATCGCGCAGGTCGGCCGCGACATCCCGACGCTTATCGGACTCGTCGCGGCAGGAATGGGCTACGCGTTCGTGCCGGAGAGCATCGCACCCACGTGCCCGCGTACGGTGCGGCTGGTCGCGCTTGACGAGCTCGACGGCCGCTTCGACGTCGAATTCGTGTACGACGGCCGGGCGGGCTCGCCGGTCGTGCAGCAGTTCCTCGCGGCGCTGCGCGCGACCCCTCATGGATGA